The genomic region GGTGAGAGATGCACTATTTGGACTCACAGCAAGCGAACCGCTGGTAGTTGCACCGTTCATCCCAATGAGAGTCTTACGGTTTCCGGAGGCGTCTCGAAAGCGGTCTGCCCCTGCTGGCTCATCGAAATTCCAAAGTGCTAATGTGTGTTCATCACTCTCGAAACGATGGGGCGGATCGAAGGGTTCAATGCCTTTCTTAGCAGGTAAGTCATATCGAGCGATATTTGAAAACCTTATCGCATCAATTTCGCCATGAAAGTAAGTCGTTTGCGATAGCACTATGCCATCCTGATTAATTGTGAACACATCTTTATCATACCCACCTACGAAGAAATCTTTTTGTTTTTGCTGAACCTCCGCAGCCACTCGATTCACCAAAGGGAACCGTGTTTGCAGGATTCGGTTGTTGTATGCGAAGTTAAACGCGCCATCTTTGAAAATGACTGCCAGATAGTTCCATTGGTCCTTCTCTATTTCAACGTCAAGTGCTATCACGCCTTTAACTTTTCCTTCAAGATGCGCCACTCCATGGCAACACAGTTGATTCTTATCAAGATTACAATCCTGAGTATTTGAGGTCAACCCGAAGCGAACTTGCTGACTCAGGATGAGATTATTCTCTCCACGCTTGGGTCCAGATTTCGGATAGAACCAGATCTCGACGGTAAAATCAAAGGTGTTTGCCGGTATCAGATACCCGTGTTCCACAAGTGAGAGTATTGCGTAGTCATTATCACCATCCAGTACCAAGACACCACCGGAAGGCTTGAAGGAAAAAACAGGCAAAACCAAGTGGAATAACAGCATTACGATGAGCAAGAGCCTAAAGTTAATAACCATGAAAATCCGCCTCCTATCGAACACAACCGCACCTCAGTTCAGGACTTATTAATGTTATGGCGTGTTTACGCTTTCATATGATAAAGTCGTAATTTTAGTTGCTTCATACTGTCATTATC from Candidatus Poribacteria bacterium harbors:
- a CDS encoding LamG domain-containing protein — its product is MVINFRLLLIVMLLFHLVLPVFSFKPSGGVLVLDGDNDYAILSLVEHGYLIPANTFDFTVEIWFYPKSGPKRGENNLILSQQVRFGLTSNTQDCNLDKNQLCCHGVAHLEGKVKGVIALDVEIEKDQWNYLAVIFKDGAFNFAYNNRILQTRFPLVNRVAAEVQQKQKDFFVGGYDKDVFTINQDGIVLSQTTYFHGEIDAIRFSNIARYDLPAKKGIEPFDPPHRFESDEHTLALWNFDEPAGADRFRDASGNRKTLIGMNGATTSGSLAVSPNSASLTTTWGRIKSEPR